A stretch of the Pantoea deleyi genome encodes the following:
- a CDS encoding aspartate/glutamate racemase family protein, whose product MKVIGLLGGMSWESTALYYRILNQQVKQQLGGLHSAELVLYSVDFQRIEQLQAAGEWQQAGEILAEAARNLERAGAQFIVLCTNTMHKVAGQISAATAIPLLHIADATGRRIRQAGVRKAGLLATRFTMEQDFYRGRLRDRFDLEIITPDEADRTFVHEVIYHELCLGEINPASRLRYREIMQKLVAQGAEAIILGCTEITLLVDATDASVPLFDTTLIHAEDAVTQALA is encoded by the coding sequence GTGAAAGTGATTGGTCTGTTAGGCGGCATGTCATGGGAATCCACCGCCCTCTATTACCGTATTCTGAATCAGCAGGTTAAACAGCAGCTGGGCGGGCTTCACTCGGCGGAGCTGGTGCTCTACAGCGTGGATTTTCAGCGTATCGAACAGCTTCAGGCTGCGGGCGAATGGCAGCAGGCGGGTGAGATCCTGGCGGAAGCAGCACGTAATCTGGAACGGGCTGGCGCGCAGTTTATCGTGCTCTGTACCAACACCATGCACAAAGTGGCCGGGCAAATCAGCGCCGCGACGGCGATCCCGCTGTTGCACATCGCCGACGCCACCGGACGGCGCATCCGGCAGGCCGGGGTGCGTAAAGCCGGGCTGCTGGCGACGCGCTTTACCATGGAACAGGATTTCTATCGCGGACGGCTGCGCGATCGGTTTGACCTTGAGATCATTACCCCGGATGAAGCCGATCGGACATTTGTCCATGAGGTGATTTATCACGAGCTCTGCCTGGGTGAGATCAATCCCGCGTCGCGTCTGCGCTACCGGGAGATCATGCAGAAGCTGGTGGCGCAGGGGGCCGAGGCCATTATTCTGGGCTGTACCGAAATTACCCTGCTGGTTGACGCCACGGATGCCAGCGTACCGCTGTTCGATACCACTCTGATTCACGCGGAAGACGCGGTGACGCAGGCTCTGGCGTAA
- a CDS encoding DHCW motif cupin fold protein translates to MKIENLPFGLTHWDQVEETIHPGDQGQATWRTVMFNAIRVRMVDYSPGYVADHWCTKGHILLCMAGELHTDLADGRQFVLTPGVSYQVADDAEPHRSSTTTGATLFVVD, encoded by the coding sequence ATGAAAATTGAAAATCTGCCGTTCGGCCTGACCCACTGGGATCAGGTTGAAGAGACAATCCATCCCGGCGACCAGGGGCAGGCGACCTGGCGGACGGTCATGTTTAACGCTATCCGGGTGCGGATGGTTGATTATTCCCCCGGCTATGTCGCCGATCACTGGTGCACCAAAGGGCATATCCTGCTCTGTATGGCGGGTGAACTGCACACGGACCTGGCCGATGGCCGTCAGTTTGTGCTGACGCCCGGCGTCAGTTATCAGGTGGCGGATGATGCCGAACCGCATCGCTCATCGACCACCACTGGCGCCACCCTCTTCGTGGTTGACTGA
- a CDS encoding YoaK family protein, whose product MLIKKKKVRSHTEDRLLALVLATTAGILNAMALGAFGFFPSHMSGNTSQISEEVTTSDLHTMLFLMALIGAFVLGCTVARLAVVVGHKYKLRTIFCLIILAEGAALTAASVFELMFYRPSFNGEVLVMLGFLMGIHNATSTQLSNGRVRSTHITGTLTDAGIALGSWIFAHTSHAVHLETDDRRFFQKVLHTHLTTVFSFLSGCIAGLLLFKAYGFNAMVGLGIFLMLVALTAIAITIQRTRKILY is encoded by the coding sequence GTGCTGATAAAAAAGAAGAAAGTTCGTTCGCATACCGAAGATCGTCTGCTGGCGCTGGTGCTGGCCACCACGGCCGGTATTCTTAACGCGATGGCGCTGGGTGCCTTTGGATTTTTTCCATCGCACATGAGCGGCAATACGTCGCAGATTTCGGAGGAAGTGACCACCAGCGACCTGCATACCATGCTGTTTCTGATGGCGCTGATTGGGGCGTTCGTACTGGGCTGCACCGTTGCCCGGCTGGCGGTTGTGGTGGGGCACAAATACAAACTGCGCACCATTTTCTGTCTGATTATTCTGGCGGAAGGCGCGGCGCTGACGGCGGCGTCAGTGTTTGAACTGATGTTCTACCGGCCGAGCTTTAATGGTGAAGTGCTGGTGATGCTGGGCTTTTTAATGGGGATACATAATGCGACGTCGACGCAGCTCTCCAACGGCCGCGTCAGATCGACCCACATCACCGGTACACTGACCGATGCCGGTATTGCGCTGGGCTCCTGGATCTTTGCGCATACGTCTCACGCCGTGCACCTTGAAACCGACGACCGTCGCTTCTTCCAGAAGGTGCTGCACACGCATCTGACCACGGTGTTCTCATTCCTGAGCGGCTGTATTGCCGGGCTGCTGCTGTTTAAGGCGTATGGGTTTAACGCGATGGTGGGGCTGGGAATATTCCTGATGCTGGTGGCGCTGACGGCAATTGCCATTACCATACAGCGAACCCGCAAAATCCTGTACTGA
- a CDS encoding SDR family oxidoreductase, translated as MSQKVILITGASSGIGAGIARELAKTGAILLLGARREDRLAALADELRFNGAEVAIKAVDVTRREEVAQFADYAQAKWGRVDVMINNAGIMPLSPMASLRVEEWDQMIDVNIRGVLYGVAAVLPGMLARQCGHIINIASIGALAVSPTAAVYCATKFAVRAISDGLRQENSQLRITCVHPGVVESELASTITDPAAAEAMQHYRAIALQPDAIGRAVRYAIEQPEEVDVNEIVVRPTRTRQ; from the coding sequence ATGTCTCAGAAAGTGATTTTAATTACCGGCGCATCCAGCGGCATCGGCGCAGGCATCGCGCGTGAACTGGCGAAAACCGGAGCCATTCTGCTGCTGGGCGCACGGCGGGAAGATCGCCTGGCGGCGCTGGCCGACGAGCTGCGGTTCAACGGCGCGGAGGTCGCAATCAAAGCGGTAGACGTGACGCGCCGTGAAGAGGTGGCTCAGTTTGCAGACTATGCACAGGCGAAATGGGGCCGGGTCGATGTGATGATCAACAATGCCGGTATCATGCCGCTCTCGCCGATGGCGTCGCTGCGGGTTGAAGAGTGGGATCAGATGATCGACGTGAACATCAGGGGCGTGCTCTATGGCGTCGCGGCCGTGCTGCCCGGCATGCTGGCCCGCCAGTGCGGACACATCATCAATATCGCCTCTATAGGTGCGCTCGCCGTGTCGCCGACGGCAGCCGTCTACTGTGCCACCAAATTTGCGGTGCGGGCGATTTCCGACGGACTGCGTCAGGAGAACAGCCAGCTGCGGATCACCTGTGTGCATCCGGGCGTGGTTGAGAGTGAGCTGGCATCAACCATTACCGATCCCGCCGCCGCCGAAGCGATGCAGCACTATCGCGCCATCGCGCTGCAGCCGGACGCCATTGGCCGCGCCGTGCGCTACGCCATCGAACAGCCCGAGGAGGTGGATGTAAACGAAATCGTGGTGCGGCCAACCCGGACCCGACAGTAA
- a CDS encoding LysR family transcriptional regulator: protein MMTDKNALEIFVIVAQTQNFRLAAEQLGVTRPAISQSLRRLEDRLNITLLQRTTRSVTLTEAGQRLYADVAPAISQLNRAVTDIAELAAEPRGQLRLAISSIAERMLGGELLAGFITAYPRIELDITVTDEEFDIVGQGYDAGVRLGEVIAQDMIAVPVSRPQRQVAVASPDYLARAGTPHHPQDLVHHRCIGWRKGPGVAPYRWEFAEQGREFDVAVNPQLTTNDMGIMIRTACAGGGISFGMEETFQPYIARGELVTLLDAWLPAFDGFYLYFPSRKNLAPKMRALIDHVRISSAPVSDDSARR from the coding sequence ATGATGACCGATAAAAATGCCCTCGAGATTTTTGTGATAGTGGCGCAGACGCAGAATTTCCGGCTGGCGGCTGAGCAGCTGGGCGTCACCCGTCCGGCGATCAGCCAGAGTCTGCGGCGTCTGGAAGACCGGCTGAACATCACGCTGCTGCAGCGCACCACCCGCTCGGTTACGCTGACGGAGGCCGGGCAGCGGCTCTATGCCGACGTCGCGCCAGCGATTAGCCAGCTCAACCGCGCCGTAACGGATATCGCTGAACTGGCGGCCGAGCCGCGCGGTCAGCTGCGGCTGGCGATCTCCTCAATAGCGGAGCGGATGCTGGGCGGCGAGCTGCTGGCAGGTTTTATCACCGCCTATCCGCGCATTGAGCTGGACATCACCGTCACCGACGAGGAGTTTGATATTGTCGGGCAGGGCTATGACGCAGGGGTCAGGCTGGGGGAGGTGATCGCACAGGATATGATCGCCGTGCCGGTATCCCGGCCGCAGCGTCAGGTAGCGGTCGCGTCACCCGACTATCTGGCGCGGGCGGGGACGCCGCACCATCCCCAGGATCTGGTGCATCATCGCTGCATCGGCTGGCGAAAAGGGCCTGGGGTGGCGCCCTATCGCTGGGAGTTTGCTGAGCAGGGCCGGGAATTTGATGTCGCCGTCAATCCGCAGCTCACTACCAATGATATGGGGATCATGATCCGCACCGCCTGTGCGGGCGGCGGCATCAGCTTCGGTATGGAGGAGACGTTTCAGCCCTACATTGCGCGCGGTGAGCTGGTGACGTTGCTTGACGCATGGTTGCCCGCGTTTGACGGCTTCTACCTCTACTTTCCCAGCCGTAAAAACCTGGCACCCAAGATGCGCGCGCTAATCGATCACGTCAGGATCTCATCAGCGCCGGTCAGCGATGATAGTGCGCGTCGCTGA